The genomic interval AGATGTCAATGTCACTGGATTTTCTCTGAAGAAAgttattaaagggatagttcggtttttttgaagtggggtcatttgaagtacatatctatagtcgatctgtttcctaccgtaatcaccaatcagcgcagcctcagtttggagaagcagagagccgctccagcccagatgctcagctttgtactgcagtgaacggggtccagcaaaaaagcaaaattaaccacctaaaacaaggctcacctaaagttttttacatcaggtcaagtgtacgttgtataggtataattcacaccgctttacatcgccgtcaggccgcgctttcttttggcactacattttctcaaccgcagaacccccgtatccctacgcatgagcgctaatgcggaaggatacggagagttaagtttcgtttttatcgaaagtaaacctatcgtccagcagctgggcctcgtgctgtattccgccgctcgcagatcagctgttgccaagttacgctagtgcgtaaggatacgggggttctgcggttgagaaaatgtagtgccaaaagaaagcgcagtcTGACTGCaatgtaaagcagtgtgaattttacctatacaacgtacacttgaactgatgtaaaaaactttaggtgagccttgttgttggtggttaatttcgctttttcgctgaaccccgttcactgcagtacaaagctgagcatctgggctggagcggctctctacttcttcaaactgaggctgtgctgatcggtgattacggtaggaaacagatcgactatagatatgtactttatatgaccccacttcaaaaaaaccaaactatccctttaacttaTTTTGTAATGAACCAGGATGAATTGATAACCATAATAAAGTGACAGTGCATAAGTTTAAGAATAGACAGTTCCACAGGACTAGATTCTGAAATGTATCCCTGTGAtttgtcatttgtcattcaatCCTGTTAAATTTTgtattaaaataacatttaaatctgCAGAATCAATGACACTTACTTTGCATCTTGTAGTCAAATGTgagctcctctcctgcccggATAGACCGTGTGGAAAATAAAGCAATTCTTGGGAGTCTCTCATCAATGTTGTCAATGAACACATTGAATACCTGCAGGTTGGGGTTGcactgaagaagaaaaggagtCAGGAGCGTGTCAGGAGCTGATGATgatccagtgtttcccctaccattctgTTGGAGGGGCGGCCTGCCCCGCCAACGCGGGCCCCCGCCCCCCTTGAAAAACGTGAAAAAATCTAGGCGCCAACCCGCgcttgttgtctgtttctctgcacactgtcgaatgctatttacattttacacttttcattcaaataagATAACGTAGCTgccacagatgtttattttcatctatgAGACCTACATTTATCTTACGAAATGAAGCTATCCAGCCTGTGTTTAATctccaaaaagctgcaggtaaATTAATCAGCTCGTGTTCTTCTACCGGTATGACGGTGAAGTTTTGACAGCAGATCACCTCAGCAGACCCGGGCTGGGCTGCTCCGCTACAGGTGCGGCTGGTCTGGACTTCTCCCACCACGTCggagcaaatgtgcaaacaagcgTTATTTGGATAAACTGGCGGCACAATGGGGAACTAAACGGCAACTTTCTCACatgaaaaagctttaaaacctgatgttaccAGCGCTATAGCggaatttaaaacagagttacgGCGGTTTCAAGTTAGCCATAGCGAGGGGAGGTTcgcttcctgtttataaaataaaagcgcaAATTCTATCCTTATGGTTATCTTTATAATTAAAGGACtacgggtgttttatttttgtgaaaattaCCAGAAGTGCGTTACTTACTACGGCTGGCTTGGGTAGCGCCAAATTAATcggaacaaaactttaaacagctgttattattatgttatgttagcCAGCTTGTATGATCCTTGCAAGATAGCAAGTCAGCTGGCCTTGTATTGATGGCTAAATTTTAAAtagattataatatatatatattataaatattttattttattttttaattcagaaATTCGGAAACATTTTCAGCCGGACGaaacccccacccccccatccCGCGGATACCACCCcgccaacaaaaaaacataggggaaacactgtgatCTTTTAAAGACTCCAATAATACATGTAAACTAGAGAAGACAAGTTCTGAAGAACTTGCAGCTGTTGAAAAGCTGAAGCCAATTGCGCattgctggctgtgaaaactttgaataaaaccatgaataattaaatgtgaaatattttaaagattttcaaaGAGCTTACACTACATGCACATTGCTGGCTGTTAAGAACTTTGAATAATGGTaagaatatatttttaaaatatggaatattttaaggtttgttgtaaagttagagtgcAAGTTTAGCCGCTGATGGCAATAGTTGTATATAGTTAAAAAGATGGAAAATATACTATGTCTCTGAATCAGCATTCACATTAAAGAATTCCATGCATAGAGGGAAATATGTTGTGAATATATGCACAACCAAATATTTCCTTCAGTATGATTCATCCACATATTCTCAAACACAGGAAAAAGATTGAAGGTAAATGCTTGCACTGACTTCTATTTTCTGTTTAATCACATTGTTACTAATTATTGACAGTGTCTCATTCAAAAACATCATGTAATGATGGGCAATACTACAGCAGAAAAAGCCCAGTCTTATAACAGTTATTGCTACACAGCCAAATTCAAAGTCAAGTCCTGCCAACAGACAGTTTTACCAAGTTGCCTCCAGTAAATTCTGTACGTAGAGAAGACACTCACACTGTGGTTGACAAAGTGGGAGATGTTGCCTTGGTGAGCTGCATCCACTGTGTACACGTCCTCCACATAGTCCAGGTCAAACAGGTATGTGGAGCCTTGGCGGTCGTACACATGacccctcctctctgcttcatCTGTTGTGATGATCTGGAGGGTAAGACAGGACGTTACTGCAATTTGCAAACTGTAGTTTAGAGAAAGGTCATAGGACAGAGAATTAAGGAAAAATTCTGTCTCAGTCTTGGTACTAAGGACTATTCCACCAACTGGTCACTGCTTGTGCCTGtttacttgtgtgtttgttgcattTAACTGCAGTCCACAGTTAAACACTTCTGACTACAACATAGCGCATCACATAGAGTAATGAGAATTGCTCCGTGCTAACGCTGTGGTCAGACCACacataaagaaaatatttgcattGCGTTACTTGGACGACTTTGATCATGGAGTTATACATTTTCAATGATGTCTATTAGCGCGactgacacaaataaaaatggCGTCGAAAAACGTCAGTATGAACCGAAAACGAAGAAATTTCTCTCAGCTTTGTCAGGGCTGTTGGCCTGAATGGAGCTTAGATAGATAAGAGCTATGCTGTGCAGTGCCGACACGTATTTTCAAAACAATTGGTTCTTGGGATTTCTCATGTCATCGCTTCAATCGTGTTGGGTGGTAAATCATTCGCACCACCAAGTCTTATCATTGTATATCGGCTGTTAGCCCGATTTCTGATGATTATGAACAACTCTGCATTGATAGAGATTGTAAGTGGCATCAGCACTGCCTAAACATGGACAGTGAGTGTCTAGAAAAATAGAAACCTCTTAGCAATATAAGAGCCCTGCAATACATCCATCCTATGTTTCACTTGATGGGCTCAATTTTTTAGTTTACCTGAGGTGCCCTTTTTGGATTTCATGAAAAGTCTGATCCAATATTTGTATCTCAGTCTTGATTAAATGAGTGTGACACACTAAAGAATAGTAGATACGCACCAATTTTATGGCTAGGGACCAAAATTAACCAATCAGTACGGATGTAAAGATTCACAGAAATTAATcagattttcctttttcaaattAGAGATGCGAGTGCATCGATGTGTGGGGCTCCCGATCAACACAAATGATCTATGATTCGGTCAATGACCCAATTTTTAAGTCATCAGTTGACAGAGGGAAGGCTTGGCTGCTTATTCTGTACAGCATCtccaattttattttaaagagtTCAAAGCAAGACTCTTGCATAACTTGATGAGATTTATGTTAGCGCACCACATCCGCTGCAATTGGAACTGTGCTTGcgagggataaaaaaaaaaaaaacatgtaacagTTCACAGTAGAGCTGTAATCTCCTAGTCGATTTATTAGTCGATTTTTGGCATGTTAATTACATGCTGCTATGGCAGTGCGTAAACACGTAGCGGGTCCTCTCCATCCCaatgctgtgtgtcctgcatatGGCATATTTGACTTCATCAGGAGGGAAGTACCAAGTGCTAATGGAGGTGTTTTCAGAGCACCCCTGTTTCACAGGTAACAGTGTGTCTTCAGAACACCCCCCTTGTTTTCACTACTTTGGCCCAACCcactacagacaaacagattgaAGAACGTACTAGAAGGCCTAGGTCCGGtggtttgttaaatatttatttatttttaagcgtttcatttacagtcattcCTATTCTaccatgtcaaagacatcagcagtgtggcagcattttataaaaatagaaaatggaaaaaaagtcgaatgcaaagtttgcaaacaacattttgtaTATCACAGCTCGACTACAAACATGGCATATCACCTAAAAACGGTAAGCTGACCTTTCTGCCTTAGGTGCTCCGTCCATTTTAAGTATATGAACATATCAGAATTGGCATATTTCAATGTTTTAGTATAATAATCGTTTCATAACTGCAGGCGCAACTGCCCGCAATGGCAGCATccgaggacacacacagagcgaaaTGATAGTGTCTGTCAATTAttataacatgacaaaaacaactgTCAAAATATTCCTCAACAGTTCTTGTGCTGATATCACTAGTTGACATAGTATGTTTTTTCAGAAATCATCGGCTACTATATTGCGCAGATGCACGTGATGCAAAACGCTGTCAGAGCCAGACTCGAGtgtgtttattaattcattcatttgaattaattcatttcagtgcaaaataattgggtcaaaaatgatttaatctaAAGCAAATACACTACTAGTCTTTATGTTTATTCTTAATTAATTAAGCGGAGAGCTAccaaatattttgaaaatgatgaagtgaaaaaagtttgcaAACTGCATCTCCACACCGACTTGTAGGGAGCACAAAAGCCCAATGACAGCCAAGTTTAATTATGGCCTTCAAGCAGGTTTTGGATgatatgtatataaaatatatatcacCAGCATTGTTTGCATTTTCATTCTTACATGTGGTAAAATATTCGGATGTACAGCCTGTTTGCAGCTTTATTCTAACCGATAccaaaccttaaaaaaaaatgctgagaTCAGCAAGGCAGGAGGACAGTTTATTTGTTCAGAGTTTGGTATTTACAAAGTAGATTTAAGTGGCTGTGTCCTTGGAAGCAGACCAGTCCCCAAAACATTGCCTAAAATAACAAAGCAATGATGGACTAAGCTTATTGCCGAAAGCCAGGATATTTGTCCAATTGCACAACCCCATTTGTCATTAAACAAATCTGCAAGCCACCTGATGATTTTAACATAACATTATTTCTTCTGTTTGGGGGAGATGAATATAACTTGTGGTCATGTGACCATTCATGTGAACTTCAGCACAGTTTGGTCTGTTTTACCTGGCCTTCTGTTCGTTAGAAAGCTGTTGTAGGCCTAAATTTAAAGATGACAGGCAGACTGACTTTGCTGATcatgaaaatagttgttttaGACCAGGTCTTACCTCTCCCACATACTCCATGACGAACGTGTTCTTCTTGATATGCTGAAGTGTGCGGACACCCCATCCCCGGCCATTCTCTGTCTTAAAGATGCACAGGTCAAATTGGATGCCCTTCTGCACCACTCTGTTGGGACAATCGGGGCCACAGCTGCATTGGGAGTTACATTCATATATAGGCTGTCCTGCCCGGATCCGTACCTGCCCTCTGTCATTGTAGGCGATGCGGTGCAGGGAGGCCCCGGGGCAGCAGCCATTCACTGGCTCCTCTAAACAGTTCTTACATTCACAACCCACAGCCATCTCATCCAACACAATGCCCTGGCCTACTTTGTAGTTGTTGATGTAGGTGAAGTTTTTTGGCGGGCCTTCGAAGTCCACTTCGTTCATGACAAAAATGCGACCTGGGTGGTTGCGAGTCTGATTCAAATGGGACTCCCAGCGCTGTAGAGTCTGCCGGAATTTGGCTTTCTGGGTCAGAAAGGAGGCAACTTCCTTATCTAGCTTTTTAGGGGTGCAGCGCCTCTTGTGACGCCTCAGCTCCTTGTCCAAGTCAAGGTGGAACTGTTTCATCAGTTTGGGGCATTTGAGGTTCCTCTTGGGTTCCCATGTGTTATCTGACTCTGGGAAGCCCCTCCACTTTACCAGATAGAACTCCTCCTCCTGAAACACAACAACTTCAATTAGGGGCAAAGACTGGATTCTTTCTCTTGTATACATCAGTTTTTGTATGTCTTGTATGTCTAGGGCTGGGCCGATATGACCTtgaaataattataaaatatatttaggCTAAGGGTGCTCCAATTAACTGGACACTGATCGTTATCAGCCGACACTGTGAAAAGTTTGATTGGTGGTCTCTATAAAGCCTGATCAGAGGAGCCAATCCCTCACATAAAAACAGTTTCTCAATGCGCTGCTAAATGCAACAGCCGCACACACCACAggactctgctgctcactggCTGCTCTCCTTCTGTCGATAGCAATACAGATTTCCAGCACCCTCTTCGTTTAACCAGTCCAACATATTAGTTAAGTGCTGCCAGCCAGCCACTTCTGACTGAGAAGACAGTACTGGAAGGTACTAAGCCAGTGATTATACCTAACGCCAACACAGCATGAGAAGCCACGCTCAAATTGAGTCAGAGGTAGTGTGTTTAATTTATCATTTGCTCATTATGAGTATGTTTTCTGTCATCCAAAGTGGGAGAACAATGCGATGCCATTTGTTTCGAGCCCTACAGCATGAGACCCAACAGCTTAGAGCTGACAgagctaacagtttacagacaAGGTACACAGCAAGACTAAAAGTTTGTGTCCAGAGCAACATGAAATTGAATACGACAACACAAAAAGCTTACTAAGTAAATGCACTGAGGTAAGCTACTTAAACTGAGTACAGCTGACTGATCAGAAATGCCGGTGACGTTGTGGGGGTGGAACTGGACTCTTTGACTGcagtgtcagacaggaggatgctgtcgaaGGTGCGGGCGATACTGCAGAATGGCTCTCACCCTCTCCATAACGCTCTGGTcaaacagaggagcaccttcagccagagactagccgtttttaaacagcctctccgcattatctccggagcggtttcacacagaaagccggcgctgcggctcctaaagaggcgtgacagtacacgtcatgttgatgacgtcggtgtttcccaggtgttcccctgttaatctaaacccgcggacagtttataatcatatagatgctgttataatgtgtagtgattgagatcctgacccaccaaacatcctggaaagtgacggagttaagtttttcgcgctaaattacataattatacataatcaccatcagtaaacaggacgctgtctgactctgtcactcacggggacggaggctgttttctgggggaatgTTTggtgaagtctcggtccggagggctgacggtcacggtgatttattttcatcaaaaacactcggtgagttaaagttttttgccggtgacagacgctgtttttcgggcagaaatgtgacgaagagtcggtaggacagacaggaggacagatgcttctccacgtactgctgtggtatttgttttcctcatataagctgccaaagacagttacagttactacgttacttttgttcggtcctgtaacgttgctttgtgggacatttctctgtatttagttgagtgaaggacctgtgtatgACCAACACGCCCAAATCAGCAatcagtagcctctttcacactgcctgcaaacggcagtgtgaaagaggctactgatTGCTCCTAGATGCACCACTGAgtgccacaggaagtcattcctgcctgtggtcatcaaactgtacaactcctccctctgatgatcagacttttacataaaaaaacaaacaaaacaagaaaaagcaaaactgcaatttaaaatacaattacttCTCTGTATAGTGTATATATTATCTCACTGTATATTTTAATGTATATATTTCCAGACtgtctactttattatttattattttattgtattgtttactttattatgctattttattttattttattttattattgtctacttaatattttatttatatctttatctttatctcttgtttccattcacactgtatttctattttctcttCTGTACAGAGTGcctgtaacaaaaacaatttccccctggggatcaataaagtattctgattctgattctgatgattaAGCTTGGAGTTTCAGATATTTTATATCAGTCTACATTGTATCATATATCTTATATCAGAGATGAAAGTAACCATGTACAAGCAGTGACCAGGTGGTGGAGCAATGGTTTCAAGGCACAAAGACCTCAGTACAAGACTGAGAAAAACTGAGACTGCTTTTCTCAGTCATGTACTGAGCTAAAACTCTGTTACTGAACTCTGTGTcctgtttacatgtttttaattctcCTTTTACAGTTTACAGCGAACTTTAGATTTGGTTTTTAACTTATTGCTATGTAAAATTAATCAATTTACTAATTTACAAACCTAAACTATGCCTCTATACAACTTTAGATGACAATAAAGTGAAGAAACTTCCTATTGATTGATGATTGGTATCGGCGGATTACTGCTTCCAGCAATCATTCATCGGTGATCGCCcctaaaaaaaatcctgatcgggCACCCCTACTTTAGGCCATAACGTGATATACGATACATACAACAGTATTGTAAGAATGACTATTAGATTtgataaaatattaattttttttatcattaataaACAATAATGTGGATGTAATGACTAAGTAGGTAAAGACAGGTATTAGAACATTCGAACAGTCTGGTTAAttaagaaaatgacatcactctACTGTAATGAAGCCTTTAAAACCGGGAAAAGACAACCGTGATGCCATATCATGATATCTGAAATCTAGGAACACACatagtctcatatcatgataacTATAGACAGTATATGGTATATACTGTCAAGCCCTATTTGCGCAGTGTGGGAAACATAGACAACAGATGACACACAGGGCTGTACTACTAAGCAAGATTGGTGTTAAAGTGAGATGTGCTGAGTCTAAAGCCAGAGTTTTAGATGTCACAAAGGTCGGCTAACTTTATGCTGCCTGACCAGGACCAGGTTAGATCAGAGTTCTGTCTTGAATTCGGCTAGAAAGCTCTGTTTCTGTTGCTCTGTTATGTTGCAAACTCGTTGAGCTTCAACATAACATTAATGCCATTAAACAAGCAGCACTTActgtatgtattgtgttgctttCTTTCGCAACATGAGCTTGAAGGAATGGaacaaaaatattgttttattttatttgaaaggTTGTTCTTGGCCTTACTGATGTACTGGTTGTGTTCCCTGACCAACACTGGCTATAAAAGAAGCCTTCTATGAAGTAGCAAAACATACAACACACAATGTAAGACATAAGATatcaagtttttttaattttaggaTCTCGAGAATGCGCAGTCTGTAACATTAGAAAGTGGAGGCATTTAGAGTGAATGAGTGTTGCTGCCTTATTTGCAGCAACAGTGCTTACGATCTAAAACTTTCTTTATTGAAGATAGAGGTAGTTTACTTGCATTTTATGCAGAAGGAGAGTAAAGTTATATCATATTCCCTTTGTTATGGAAGCATTCACAGAGCCTGAGGAAGAAAACCTGAGCTAACAAAGAAAGTTAATAACCACCAATACTCATTGCTTCTTGGTAAGGTTTAAGGTTTTTTTGAGCCAGCTCATGCCAAACTTATTTTGTAGTGTACTTCACAGATGTTCTCTTTCATGTAATCATTTCCAAAATCCACAACAAGTTCTTACAAAATACTCTGCTTCAAtccatatttaaaaaaaaaaaaaataaataaataaagttttttttttttttttcaaaacattttttaatatcgatatttggcaccagtgtatatatatatatatatatatatatatatatatatatatatatatatatatatatatatatatatatatatatacacatatatatacatacatacatacacacacacatatatatatatatatatatacatacatacatacacacatacatatatatatatatatacatacatatatatatatacatacatatatatatatacatatatatatatacatacatatatatatatacatatatatatatatatacatatatatatacatatatatatatacatacatatatatatatacatacatatatatatatacatacatatatatatatatatatatatatatatatatatatatatatacatatatatacatatacatacatatatatatacatatatatacatatacatacatatatacatatacatacatatgcatatatatatatatacatatatatatatatacatatacatatatatatatatgtatatgtatgtatatatatatatatatgtgtgtatgtatgtatgtatatatatgtatgtatatatatatatatatatatatatatatatatatatatatatatatatatatatatgtgtgtgtgtgtatgtatgtatgtatatatatgtgtatatatacatgttatatagtataaatagtgAGAAATAAACATGATTGTGatgatagtacagcggttaagaactCCTGTTCATCttactttttgcatcatgggacgctggttcgtatcccggcccggccggcaccctcgctcgtgtaatgaatgaaaaatactctatcatcatagcgtatttttcattacacctttttaatcacgtatgtttacccaccatctcttgttaagcgtttgtcagggggcccatgaaggaagaagaagaaaaaaagaagaaaaaaaaaacagctgtccagaattgccacaggccctgtctttgtgaatgaaatatctgggggcgggtcagtaaggtaacgctgagtggccttgatgcctgtcagtcaagatgagtcgcgtctcgtcacctctctgatgtgtctgcagctgagcactgtgatccatgtctctctccccggccgagcgagctatcataccgtaaaataccaaataatagccacggcatttatttgtttcaatcacttaacagaccaggcgtttatttgggacaggcgtttaattccttcctctcaaaatccggaatgaaaatgtcacaaacttcaccagcttctcggtgaattaattctctggcatcctcctgcaagttgcggcggaggaaacgattcatccaactagcactcgctgcaaactcctcatctccgctgtctgtcactcacgggtttcccgagttttcctctgcatattttacgacagaaagtttgaatttcaagtcatactttttattttgttgctgcaccggagccatggcgatcatcagtgtgatactgactgacagaaagcagcacaacgcgtgaaaaaggcgaagaagaaaaacgtgcagtgtcagcggtcacgtcttcttccttgattaaaaaagaataaatgaattagacccagcatttatttggaaccagcggatatttatcaaaatatacacctgcatcggcgtttaaagggaccctgcggttaattgacacgctgctattatttggtaatatacggtacatttacaccaaactctgtacgccgggccgggatgcaAACCAgtgtcccatgatgcaaaaagcatcataaattgatgttcttaaccgctgtactataGTCTCAAACACACTAACGCTTTGGTTTTTATACTATATAActtatcccgctgcctgggtagctggcaattggctaatatggcgaaagtacagtcgctattgttctactttatgttgatgtatgtagctactgtaatgaaaagcacgggcgctcatgtattgattaactgatattttattccaaaagtcgtcataaataaagggaaccaccacatttaacagcctggaggacggaagtagataaacctggtagaaacagtgcccacccgtatgcgacgctccttgaagtacagcgaacgcatccgcaaagaagcaGGGAtattctgattggtcaa from Sparus aurata chromosome 7, fSpaAur1.1, whole genome shotgun sequence carries:
- the suv39h1b gene encoding histone-lysine N-methyltransferase SUV39H1b, with amino-acid sequence MAENLKGVAVSDCSVPCKMFWEELEALCRGERLHCQELGVSRTNINDYEVEFLCDYKKNKEEEFYLVKWRGFPESDNTWEPKRNLKCPKLMKQFHLDLDKELRRHKRRCTPKKLDKEVASFLTQKAKFRQTLQRWESHLNQTRNHPGRIFVMNEVDFEGPPKNFTYINNYKVGQGIVLDEMAVGCECKNCLEEPVNGCCPGASLHRIAYNDRGQVRIRAGQPIYECNSQCSCGPDCPNRVVQKGIQFDLCIFKTENGRGWGVRTLQHIKKNTFVMEYVGEIITTDEAERRGHVYDRQGSTYLFDLDYVEDVYTVDAAHQGNISHFVNHSCNPNLQVFNVFIDNIDERLPRIALFSTRSIRAGEELTFDYKMQIDPVDTESTKMDSSFSLAGLPSSPKKRIRVECRCGSDSCRKYLF